From a single Streptomyces sp. 1331.2 genomic region:
- a CDS encoding SMI1/KNR4 family protein has translation MLTAAIFCPHPESQTALEQLRAHLGEPESWGWARPVIWDASERYLGFRLPTDFKAFLDLYGPGSVDGYLTIDRPMETTPAELERCWGPPPERPAWYGEIAEGWWEVDESDVQSGVLLLWGSDEHGSRYFFRAVDNDPAEWRIIISSDEGEWFETAGTFTEFLVRCFHRIDRPDFMDASWPGPNARYVPHP, from the coding sequence GTGCTGACCGCAGCAATCTTCTGCCCCCATCCGGAGAGCCAGACCGCGCTCGAGCAACTACGCGCGCACCTTGGGGAACCGGAGTCCTGGGGTTGGGCCAGGCCCGTGATCTGGGATGCAAGTGAGCGGTACCTCGGTTTCCGGCTGCCGACCGACTTCAAGGCGTTCCTCGATCTGTACGGCCCTGGCTCGGTGGACGGTTATCTGACGATCGACCGGCCGATGGAAACCACGCCGGCCGAGCTGGAGCGCTGCTGGGGACCGCCACCTGAGCGTCCGGCCTGGTACGGCGAGATCGCCGAGGGCTGGTGGGAGGTCGACGAGTCGGACGTCCAATCGGGCGTTCTGCTGCTGTGGGGAAGCGATGAGCACGGCAGCCGGTATTTCTTCCGCGCGGTCGATAACGATCCCGCCGAGTGGCGGATCATCATCAGCAGCGACGAGGGCGAGTGGTTCGAGACCGCTGGGACGTTCACCGAGTTCCTGGTTCGGTGCTTCCACCGCATCGATCGCCCCGACTTCATGGACGCAAGCTGGCCGGGACCCAACGCCCGCTATGTGCCCCACCCATGA
- a CDS encoding DEAD/DEAH box helicase, whose translation MERTLDLQVLTHALGDHSGAILPTPAELLNLLTQLEIDALRADSGVPEDVLNTAWLLHGLAAVSPGAADYNPAQVRHAFAVSAHVLDLALAGAHDDTERLKMAFAAQAGYRRCEQDPNATAVYRAVERLVRTDVELPDHVETLALEAGVAFLGMDRPALTTALRAWRRQLAQLRTLLGRRFDRPDTLAGTMYGPAEAVVNAVHHLHQHLAFGGPEDLDSAVQLLGRVVGQQVGSGDLLARWVASHLLELSEDLSASSLYNLLPPGTPPAVARTFALSSPPVLTLWPPQRKLLELERGNPVDPATPRSLISVPTSAGKTLMAQLVICAHLAQASGRVLYVSPMRSLGREMRQALRGRLRLLGRRLAAELPDFPIGERGLGNLNDDVEILTPERLLHMLRHDPVESLDGVGLIVVDEAHHMARAQRGFVLEGLLAFCQVHPGAPRLVLLSAAVGNRASLASWLDPSRPPEEVYFSDTWRGPRRLHGLLSPHYMRDRVERTARKPTKKARGRVKAVVPMALRMALRPTTASKPTVLLTRELGRRSYAETYPGDWSRETLLAGGTASYRLFAAGAAYLTTKGSVLVVVATKKEARNTARAIAEHLEERAEAESLVTYLSETLGSEHPLVSCARKGVAYHHGALPDDVLEAVEDALRAGQLLAIASTSTLTDGVNLPVRTVIVHHSISGDFLSYERQRQMSDAELLNAVGRAGRAGRESEGWILLTRPVTPANADFDRLAPGDDQLRVTSALLDAEVLEQLAEAENRVRDDADEVLMLAGTLVADFVAYVWFTVDALGSMPALNSTPLKAVENLPALQLVEDPQERARWLSLAEKVAAVHAVTSPTTRRRWATTGTSLFSARNLDEVARWLAGEVRALTAHRDEAQWEGDFEGWPLAVEEWSLRRTLDFLTQHNVLDMLLRLPEVEGNWKFTDQEHRGKPLQVPVSQAITDWISGMPIPRLAQRWLPAVDRVWALEQTVDNISGTFEHALSWTLGALVHLVNTRLGDAGSNTRLHPETSWYLRHGVDTAQALKLLTSGITSRRLAHAMGSVAAEQRIPSADMKEWVTAWQMEGWISLFGPTAREIDELLEYVRQPRDLIGELMADRTPLVEVALDPWQEPAAGEATLVRPSPNSPTLSVFVGQLWAGYIQVQHQVDVLAVLDSGLPLSLYLMNGQLTIGKAPSSG comes from the coding sequence GTGGAGCGCACTCTAGACCTGCAGGTCCTCACCCATGCCCTTGGTGATCACAGCGGTGCGATCCTCCCCACCCCGGCAGAGCTTCTCAACCTCCTGACGCAGCTGGAAATAGACGCGTTGCGGGCCGACTCCGGTGTTCCGGAGGACGTCCTGAACACTGCGTGGCTCCTCCACGGCCTGGCCGCGGTCAGCCCCGGCGCGGCGGACTACAACCCAGCCCAAGTCCGTCACGCGTTCGCCGTCAGTGCGCACGTCCTGGACCTCGCCCTCGCTGGCGCGCACGATGACACCGAGCGTCTGAAGATGGCCTTCGCCGCGCAGGCCGGCTACCGGCGATGCGAGCAGGACCCCAACGCCACCGCCGTCTACCGCGCCGTCGAACGGCTCGTAAGAACCGATGTGGAGCTCCCCGACCACGTCGAAACCCTCGCTCTCGAAGCGGGCGTGGCCTTCCTTGGCATGGACCGTCCGGCACTCACCACGGCGCTGCGAGCCTGGCGCCGCCAGCTAGCTCAGCTCCGCACGCTTCTCGGCCGCCGCTTCGATCGGCCGGACACCCTGGCTGGCACCATGTACGGGCCGGCCGAGGCCGTCGTCAACGCGGTCCACCACCTCCACCAGCACCTCGCCTTCGGCGGCCCAGAGGACCTGGACAGCGCCGTGCAACTCCTCGGTCGCGTCGTGGGTCAGCAGGTGGGTTCGGGCGATTTGCTGGCGCGTTGGGTGGCCTCGCATCTGCTGGAGTTGAGTGAAGACCTGTCCGCCAGCAGCCTCTACAACCTGCTGCCACCGGGGACCCCGCCAGCCGTGGCACGCACGTTCGCGCTCTCCAGCCCGCCGGTGCTCACGCTGTGGCCGCCGCAGCGCAAGCTGCTCGAACTCGAACGGGGGAACCCGGTCGACCCCGCGACCCCGCGCAGCCTGATCAGCGTGCCCACGAGCGCGGGCAAGACGCTCATGGCGCAACTGGTGATTTGCGCGCATCTGGCGCAGGCCTCTGGGCGGGTGCTGTACGTGTCACCGATGCGCAGTCTCGGGCGGGAGATGCGGCAGGCGCTGCGTGGGCGGTTGCGGCTGCTGGGTCGGCGGCTGGCCGCCGAGCTGCCGGACTTCCCCATCGGCGAACGGGGGCTGGGCAATCTCAACGACGACGTGGAGATCCTCACCCCGGAGCGGCTGCTGCACATGTTGCGCCACGATCCGGTGGAGTCGCTCGACGGCGTCGGGCTGATCGTGGTGGACGAGGCCCATCACATGGCGCGGGCTCAGCGGGGCTTCGTGTTGGAGGGGCTGCTGGCGTTCTGCCAGGTTCACCCGGGTGCACCGCGGCTGGTGCTGCTGTCCGCGGCGGTGGGGAACCGGGCGTCGTTGGCATCCTGGTTGGACCCGTCCCGTCCGCCCGAGGAGGTGTACTTCAGCGACACCTGGCGTGGGCCACGGCGTCTGCACGGGCTGCTGTCCCCGCACTACATGCGAGATCGGGTGGAGCGGACTGCGCGCAAGCCCACCAAGAAGGCGCGAGGGCGCGTCAAGGCTGTGGTGCCGATGGCCTTGCGGATGGCACTGCGCCCCACTACGGCGTCCAAGCCGACGGTGTTGCTCACCCGGGAGCTCGGGCGGCGGTCGTACGCCGAGACGTATCCCGGGGACTGGAGCCGTGAGACCCTGCTCGCAGGCGGTACCGCGAGCTACCGGCTGTTCGCGGCGGGCGCTGCCTACCTGACGACCAAGGGCAGCGTCCTCGTGGTCGTCGCCACGAAGAAGGAGGCCCGCAACACCGCGCGCGCGATAGCCGAGCACCTGGAGGAGCGGGCCGAGGCCGAGTCCCTGGTCACGTACCTATCCGAAACTCTGGGGTCGGAACACCCGCTGGTGTCGTGCGCCCGCAAGGGCGTCGCCTACCATCACGGTGCGCTGCCGGACGATGTCCTGGAGGCGGTCGAGGACGCGTTGCGGGCCGGGCAGCTCCTGGCGATCGCCAGCACTAGCACGTTGACCGACGGCGTCAACCTGCCTGTGCGCACGGTCATTGTCCATCACTCGATCAGCGGGGACTTTCTCAGCTACGAACGGCAACGGCAGATGAGCGATGCGGAGTTGCTCAACGCGGTCGGCCGGGCCGGGCGCGCCGGGCGTGAGAGCGAGGGATGGATCCTGCTTACCCGGCCGGTCACACCCGCCAATGCCGACTTCGATCGGCTCGCCCCGGGCGACGACCAGCTGCGCGTCACCTCGGCCCTGCTGGACGCCGAGGTCCTGGAGCAACTTGCTGAGGCCGAGAACAGGGTCCGGGACGATGCCGACGAGGTGCTCATGCTCGCGGGCACGCTGGTCGCGGACTTCGTCGCCTATGTGTGGTTCACCGTGGACGCTCTCGGCTCGATGCCCGCCTTGAACAGCACCCCGCTCAAAGCCGTCGAGAACCTGCCCGCGCTCCAGCTGGTGGAGGACCCGCAGGAGCGCGCGAGGTGGCTGTCACTGGCCGAGAAGGTCGCTGCAGTGCACGCCGTGACCAGCCCGACGACCCGCAGGCGCTGGGCCACCACCGGTACCAGCCTGTTCAGCGCCCGCAATCTCGACGAGGTCGCCCGCTGGCTCGCCGGCGAGGTCCGCGCCCTGACGGCACACCGCGACGAGGCACAGTGGGAAGGCGACTTCGAAGGGTGGCCGCTGGCCGTGGAGGAGTGGTCGCTTCGCCGCACACTCGACTTCCTCACCCAACACAACGTGCTCGACATGCTGCTCCGTCTGCCCGAGGTCGAGGGAAACTGGAAGTTCACCGACCAGGAGCACCGGGGCAAACCCCTACAGGTGCCAGTCAGCCAAGCGATCACCGACTGGATCTCCGGCATGCCCATCCCCCGCCTCGCGCAGCGCTGGCTGCCGGCCGTGGACCGAGTGTGGGCACTGGAGCAGACCGTCGACAACATCAGCGGCACCTTCGAGCACGCCCTGTCCTGGACGCTCGGGGCGCTGGTCCACCTGGTCAACACGCGGCTCGGCGACGCCGGCTCCAACACTCGCCTCCACCCCGAGACCAGCTGGTACCTGCGGCACGGCGTCGACACGGCGCAAGCCCTGAAACTACTCACCTCCGGCATAACCTCGCGCCGTCTCGCCCATGCCATGGGATCCGTGGCGGCCGAGCAACGGATCCCATCCGCAGACATGAAGGAGTGGGTGACCGCCTGGCAGATGGAAGGCTGGATCTCGCTCTTTGGGCCCACGGCGCGGGAGATCGACGAACTGCTGGAGTACGTCCGCCAGCCACGGGACCTGATCGGCGAACTCATGGCCGACCGCACCCCCCTTGTGGAGGTGGCCCTCGACCCGTGGCAGGAACCAGCAGCGGGCGAAGCCACTCTGGTGCGGCCGAGCCCCAACTCGCCGACGCTCAGCGTCTTCGTCGGGCAGCTCTGGGCGGGATACATCCAGGTCCAGCACCAGGTCGACGTTCTCGCCGTGCTTGACAGCGGACTGCCGTTAAGCCTCTATCTGATGAACGGGCAGCTGACCATCGGGAAGGCACCGTCGTCCGGCTGA
- a CDS encoding acyl-CoA thioesterase: MGTPVDDLVDLLDLEQIELNIFRGRSPEEALQRTFGGQVAGQALVAAGRTVDDARPVHSLHAYFLRPGVPGVPIVYQVDRLRDGRSFTTRRVLAIQGGRSIFALTADFHRPEEGGIEHQYPMPTVAAPEDLPSALEEVGSRLGELPPFISRRQPFDVRYVDRLRWTKEELTDVEARSGVWLRTNGPLPDDPLIHVCALTYASDMTLLDAVRAPVEPLWGERHFDMASLDHAMWFHQPFRTDDWLLYQQESPIAHGGRGLARGQIFDRHGQLVVSVVQEGLFRPLKRRDG; this comes from the coding sequence ATGGGTACCCCCGTCGACGACCTCGTCGATCTGCTCGACCTGGAGCAGATCGAACTGAACATCTTCCGCGGGCGCAGCCCCGAGGAGGCGCTACAGCGGACGTTCGGCGGCCAGGTCGCCGGGCAGGCGCTGGTCGCGGCGGGCCGCACCGTGGACGACGCGCGCCCCGTCCACTCGCTGCACGCCTACTTCCTGCGCCCGGGAGTGCCCGGCGTGCCGATCGTCTACCAGGTCGACCGGCTCCGCGACGGCCGTTCGTTCACCACCCGCCGGGTCCTCGCCATCCAGGGTGGCCGGTCGATCTTCGCCCTGACCGCCGACTTCCACAGACCCGAGGAGGGCGGCATCGAGCACCAGTACCCGATGCCGACGGTCGCCGCCCCCGAGGACCTGCCCAGTGCACTGGAGGAGGTCGGCTCCCGGCTCGGCGAACTGCCCCCGTTCATCTCCCGCCGCCAGCCCTTCGACGTCCGCTACGTCGACCGGCTGCGCTGGACCAAGGAGGAGCTGACCGACGTCGAGGCACGCAGCGGGGTCTGGCTGCGCACCAACGGCCCGCTGCCGGACGACCCGCTGATCCACGTCTGCGCCCTCACCTACGCCAGCGACATGACGCTGCTGGACGCCGTCCGCGCCCCCGTCGAGCCGCTGTGGGGCGAGCGGCACTTCGACATGGCCTCGCTCGACCACGCGATGTGGTTCCACCAGCCGTTCCGGACCGACGACTGGTTGCTCTACCAGCAGGAATCCCCGATCGCGCACGGCGGGCGAGGCCTGGCACGCGGACAGATCTTCGACCGGCACGGGCAACTGGTGGTCTCCGTGGTCCAGGAGGGGCTGTTCCGGCCGCTGAAGCGCCGGGACGGGTAG
- a CDS encoding alpha-ketoglutarate-dependent dioxygenase AlkB family protein codes for MRGRSEPAPGAVLLPGWLGLDAQLRLIASCREWSRPPAGLHAVRMPTGGMMSVRMVSLGWHWYPYGYRRVAEDGAPVKPFPPELGRLARQAVTGAYGAALPEIEGAASYEPDVAIVNHYPHGAKMGLHQDRDERTDAPVVSLSLGDRCVFRLGNTETRTRPWTDLELSSGDLLVFGGQARFAYHGVVRTLPGTADPELGLVGRLNITVRQSGLVA; via the coding sequence GTGCGCGGGCGGTCGGAGCCCGCCCCCGGTGCCGTCCTGCTCCCCGGCTGGCTGGGCCTCGACGCGCAGCTGCGCCTGATCGCGTCCTGCCGCGAGTGGTCCCGCCCGCCGGCCGGCCTGCACGCGGTGCGGATGCCCACCGGCGGGATGATGTCCGTACGCATGGTGAGCCTCGGGTGGCACTGGTACCCGTACGGGTACCGGCGGGTCGCCGAGGACGGCGCGCCGGTCAAGCCGTTCCCGCCCGAACTGGGCCGCCTCGCCCGGCAGGCCGTCACCGGGGCGTACGGGGCCGCGCTCCCGGAGATCGAGGGCGCCGCGTCGTACGAGCCGGACGTCGCGATCGTCAACCACTACCCGCACGGCGCGAAGATGGGCCTCCACCAGGACCGCGACGAGCGGACGGACGCGCCGGTGGTGTCGCTCTCGCTCGGCGACCGCTGCGTCTTCCGGCTCGGGAACACCGAGACCAGGACCCGGCCATGGACGGACCTGGAACTGTCCAGCGGGGACCTGCTGGTGTTCGGCGGCCAAGCCCGCTTCGCGTACCACGGGGTGGTGCGCACGCTGCCGGGGACGGCGGATCCGGAGCTGGGGCTGGTCGGGCGGCTCAACATCACGGTGCGCCAGTCGGGACTGGTGGCGTAG
- a CDS encoding transglycosylase family protein: MVRAGSAVALVLAAAAGGVRAGAAFPVAARVVADLVWDALADCESGGDWQADTGNGYYGGLQIRPSTWEESGGLRFADRPDHAGRREQTTVGEEIVRRQGWEAWPSCARELGLIGGGAGAGGRWAGQERGW; encoded by the coding sequence GTGGTGCGGGCGGGTTCCGCGGTGGCGCTGGTGCTCGCCGCCGCCGCAGGAGGCGTACGGGCCGGCGCGGCCTTTCCGGTCGCGGCCCGGGTGGTCGCGGACCTGGTGTGGGACGCGCTCGCCGACTGCGAGAGCGGCGGCGACTGGCAGGCGGACACCGGCAACGGCTACTACGGCGGGCTGCAGATCCGGCCGTCCACCTGGGAGGAGTCCGGCGGCCTGCGCTTCGCCGACCGCCCGGACCATGCAGGCCGGCGGGAGCAGACCACCGTCGGCGAGGAGATCGTGCGGCGCCAGGGGTGGGAGGCGTGGCCGTCCTGCGCTCGGGAGTTGGGCCTGATCGGAGGCGGCGCGGGGGCCGGTGGGCGGTGGGCCGGGCAGGAGCGGGGCTGGTAG
- a CDS encoding YwqG family protein has protein sequence MTTTLMTYAGTTEPTAFVTRTGGVPLAPAGTSWPQCSTCDGPMQFLAQVLLDDLGRHAGQGAVEGRDVLALFMCQNDPGMCEEWDPQAGGNRALLFPTAALQPIPVPVLDEDDDQEPVLLGAVSAVAYETASTTADYGQAYTEWARQPGRTPLDALGQLGGQPAWLQNDETPACPTCTREMRLVVQLEEGRDHATAMNFGGRGEAYAFACEPCTQAVFLWQC, from the coding sequence GTGACGACGACCCTGATGACGTACGCGGGCACCACCGAGCCCACCGCATTTGTCACCCGCACCGGCGGGGTGCCGCTGGCCCCAGCCGGGACTTCGTGGCCTCAGTGCTCCACGTGCGACGGGCCGATGCAGTTCCTGGCGCAGGTGCTCCTCGACGATCTCGGCCGCCACGCCGGCCAGGGCGCCGTCGAGGGGCGGGACGTGCTCGCCCTGTTCATGTGCCAGAACGACCCGGGCATGTGCGAGGAGTGGGACCCGCAGGCGGGCGGCAACCGCGCACTGCTGTTCCCTACGGCCGCACTCCAGCCGATCCCGGTGCCCGTGCTGGACGAGGACGACGACCAGGAGCCGGTTCTGCTCGGCGCGGTGAGCGCCGTCGCGTACGAGACTGCGTCCACCACGGCCGATTACGGCCAGGCCTACACGGAGTGGGCGAGGCAGCCGGGCCGAACTCCTCTTGACGCCCTCGGTCAGCTCGGCGGGCAGCCCGCGTGGCTGCAGAACGACGAGACCCCGGCCTGCCCGACCTGCACACGGGAGATGAGGCTCGTCGTTCAGCTCGAGGAAGGACGGGACCACGCCACCGCGATGAACTTCGGAGGTCGTGGTGAGGCCTACGCCTTCGCGTGCGAGCCCTGCACACAGGCCGTGTTCCTGTGGCAGTGCTGA
- a CDS encoding MFS transporter: MPEAEASAAAATAALPADPVAAPGPWYRRAFADLSPLRDHPDYRRVWLGQAISSIGQQMTAVAVSVQVYDLTGSAFATGLVGIFSLVPLVAFGLYGGAIADTVDRRRLGLIGSGGLAAVSAVLAAQALAGLGMVAILYAAVAVQAGFFAVSSPARSAMIPRLVPTRQLPAANALNTVSMNLGLTVGPMLGGVLIGAYGSQAAYLVDTVAFTGTLYAMWRLPAMRPLGERKGRASVLDGLRFLREQPNLRTSFLADLAAMVFGMPRALFPAIAVTFYGGDAGTVGLLVSAPAVGALTGALFSGWVGRVHRQGVAILTAVAAWGLAIAAFGALHNLWLGLLLLAVAGCADTISMIFRNTMMQVAAPDEMRGRLQGIFIVVVAGGPRLGDFESGTVAALTNPATSVIIGGLACVAAVLLLAARRPAFLTYDARHPTP, translated from the coding sequence GTGCCCGAGGCCGAGGCGAGCGCCGCCGCGGCCACCGCCGCCCTGCCCGCGGACCCGGTGGCCGCCCCCGGGCCGTGGTACCGGCGTGCCTTCGCCGACCTCAGCCCGCTGCGCGACCACCCCGACTACCGCCGGGTCTGGCTCGGCCAGGCCATCTCCTCCATCGGGCAGCAGATGACGGCCGTCGCCGTCTCCGTCCAGGTCTACGACCTGACCGGCTCCGCCTTCGCGACCGGCCTGGTCGGCATCTTCTCGCTCGTCCCACTGGTCGCCTTCGGCCTTTACGGCGGCGCGATCGCCGACACCGTCGACCGGCGCCGACTGGGCCTGATCGGCTCGGGCGGCCTGGCCGCCGTCTCGGCCGTCCTGGCGGCACAGGCACTGGCCGGCCTCGGCATGGTCGCCATCCTCTACGCCGCCGTCGCCGTCCAGGCCGGCTTCTTCGCGGTCAGCTCGCCCGCCCGATCCGCGATGATCCCCCGGCTGGTGCCCACCCGCCAGCTCCCGGCCGCCAACGCCCTGAACACCGTCAGCATGAACCTCGGCCTCACCGTCGGCCCCATGCTCGGCGGCGTCCTCATCGGCGCGTACGGCTCCCAGGCCGCCTACCTCGTCGACACCGTCGCCTTCACCGGCACCCTCTACGCGATGTGGCGCCTGCCGGCCATGCGCCCGCTCGGCGAACGCAAGGGCCGCGCCTCCGTCCTCGACGGCCTCCGCTTCCTGCGCGAGCAGCCCAACCTGCGCACCAGCTTCCTCGCCGACCTGGCCGCGATGGTCTTCGGCATGCCCCGCGCCCTCTTCCCCGCCATCGCGGTCACCTTCTACGGCGGCGACGCCGGCACCGTCGGCCTGCTGGTCTCCGCCCCGGCCGTCGGCGCCCTGACCGGCGCGCTCTTCTCCGGCTGGGTCGGCCGCGTCCACCGCCAGGGCGTCGCCATCCTCACCGCCGTCGCGGCCTGGGGCCTGGCCATCGCGGCCTTCGGCGCCCTCCACAACCTCTGGCTCGGCCTCCTGCTGCTCGCGGTCGCAGGCTGCGCCGACACCATCAGCATGATCTTCCGCAACACGATGATGCAGGTCGCGGCTCCCGACGAGATGCGCGGCCGCCTCCAGGGCATCTTCATCGTCGTGGTCGCCGGCGGCCCCCGCCTCGGCGACTTCGAATCCGGCACCGTCGCCGCCCTCACCAACCCCGCCACCTCCGTGATCATCGGCGGCCTCGCCTGCGTCGCCGCCGTCCTCCTCCTCGCTGCCCGCCGCCCCGCCTTCCTCACCTACGACGCCCGCCACCCGACCCCCTGA
- a CDS encoding tyrosine-type recombinase/integrase: MRSAAHTGHVFRRCGCRDHNGKQLGASCPKLATDPDHGTWTFSLDLPSPDRHRNIVRRGGYPTPEAARTALRRMIEGHAGGFNADPNQTIADYLTAWLTDKKLTLKPTTYVRYRDYVTNDLIPAFGQVRLDDLGHSHIAAFVHAQLDAGRGQVTVHRCLATLSSALGDAVRHHRLPYNPARPTVIPRPAAAERQIWTVQDAIRFLHSCRAADPAFADLIEVLIGTGIRKGEALALHWNDVHLPERVLYIRYTLSAVDNNRLIITSPKTRSSKGWVALSPRVAVALRHRAEDKNPSPTRSIHGGFVFHRPDGRPLHPEYVLNHFHQLCREFGVPRTTIHDLRHLAATISITAGVPLTVVSKTLRHATLSVTANIYGHLTTQAARDAVDTIDRALTTADQPAPTPIRLPHPRTPGTHASRIPRQRATDKNPTQKAS, from the coding sequence ATGCGTTCCGCAGCCCACACCGGGCACGTCTTCCGCCGGTGCGGCTGCCGCGACCACAACGGCAAGCAGCTCGGAGCCAGCTGCCCCAAGCTCGCCACCGACCCCGATCACGGCACCTGGACCTTCTCCCTCGACCTCCCCTCCCCCGACCGGCACCGCAACATCGTCCGCCGCGGCGGCTACCCCACCCCCGAGGCCGCCCGGACCGCCCTTCGCCGGATGATCGAAGGGCACGCCGGCGGCTTCAACGCCGACCCCAACCAGACCATCGCCGACTACCTCACCGCCTGGCTCACGGACAAGAAGCTCACCCTCAAGCCCACCACCTACGTTCGCTACCGCGACTACGTCACCAACGATCTGATCCCCGCCTTCGGCCAGGTCAGGCTCGACGATCTCGGCCACTCCCACATCGCCGCCTTCGTCCACGCCCAACTCGACGCCGGCCGCGGCCAGGTGACCGTCCACCGCTGCCTCGCGACACTTTCCAGCGCCCTCGGCGACGCCGTCCGCCACCATCGGCTCCCCTACAACCCGGCACGCCCGACCGTCATCCCGAGACCCGCCGCAGCAGAACGGCAGATCTGGACCGTCCAGGACGCCATCCGCTTCCTGCACTCCTGCCGGGCCGCCGATCCGGCCTTCGCCGACCTCATCGAAGTCCTCATCGGCACCGGCATCCGCAAGGGCGAAGCCCTCGCCCTGCACTGGAACGACGTGCACCTACCCGAACGCGTCCTCTACATCCGGTACACGCTCTCCGCCGTCGACAACAACCGCCTGATCATCACTTCACCGAAGACCCGCAGCAGCAAGGGATGGGTCGCCCTCTCCCCGCGTGTCGCCGTCGCCCTGCGCCACCGCGCCGAGGACAAGAACCCCTCACCCACTCGGTCGATCCACGGCGGCTTCGTCTTCCACCGCCCCGACGGACGGCCCCTCCACCCGGAATACGTCCTCAACCACTTCCACCAGCTCTGCCGCGAGTTCGGCGTCCCCCGCACCACCATCCACGATCTACGCCACCTCGCCGCCACCATCTCGATCACCGCCGGCGTCCCCCTCACCGTCGTCTCCAAGACCCTGCGGCACGCCACCCTGTCCGTCACCGCGAACATCTACGGCCACCTCACCACCCAGGCCGCCCGCGACGCCGTCGACACCATCGATCGCGCCCTCACCACCGCCGACCAGCCGGCGCCCACCCCCATCCGGCTCCCCCACCCGAGAACACCAGGGACTCACGCATCTCGGATCCCCAGACAACGCGCCACGGACAAGAACCCGACACAGAAGGCAAGTTGA
- a CDS encoding DUF1684 domain-containing protein, which produces MTATAAEDWKHWSDGRAAAVSAPHGQLALTGTHWLEPEPTEIPGLPGRWWADAEGIRVRAAAGDGITVAGADGPVDGEVLLRPDSDPAADTATLGDLLLVPIEREGELALRVFDPAAPRRSAFAGISAHPYAPEWAVPAVFTPFEDETQSVVVPNADGKERPLAVSGQIAFTVAGEHRTLTVSRSGKGLSGVIADASSGSDTYRFRFITLPEPDAEGRTVLDLNRAYLPPCAFSDHFICPFPPPGNRLDFVVEAGEKQVLSR; this is translated from the coding sequence ATGACCGCGACGGCCGCGGAGGACTGGAAGCACTGGAGCGACGGGCGGGCAGCGGCCGTGAGCGCGCCGCACGGCCAGCTCGCGCTCACCGGTACGCACTGGCTGGAGCCCGAGCCCACCGAGATCCCCGGCCTGCCCGGGCGCTGGTGGGCCGACGCCGAGGGCATCCGGGTACGGGCAGCGGCCGGCGACGGCATCACGGTCGCCGGAGCGGACGGGCCGGTGGACGGTGAGGTGCTGCTCCGCCCGGACAGCGACCCGGCCGCCGACACCGCGACCCTGGGCGACCTGCTGCTCGTCCCGATCGAGCGCGAGGGCGAACTCGCCCTGCGGGTTTTCGACCCGGCCGCCCCCCGGCGATCCGCCTTCGCGGGGATCTCCGCCCACCCCTACGCGCCGGAGTGGGCCGTACCCGCCGTCTTCACCCCGTTCGAGGACGAGACGCAGTCGGTCGTCGTCCCCAACGCCGACGGCAAGGAGCGCCCGCTGGCCGTCAGCGGGCAGATCGCCTTCACCGTGGCCGGCGAGCACCGCACGCTGACCGTCAGCCGGTCGGGTAAGGGACTCAGCGGCGTGATCGCGGACGCGAGCAGCGGCAGCGACACCTACCGCTTCCGGTTCATCACCCTCCCGGAGCCTGACGCCGAGGGCCGTACCGTCCTCGACCTCAACCGGGCCTACCTGCCGCCGTGCGCCTTCTCGGACCATTTCATCTGCCCGTTCCCGCCGCCGGGCAACCGGCTGGACTTCGTGGTGGAGGCGGGGGAGAAGCAGGTCCTGAGCCGGTAG